From the Octopus sinensis unplaced genomic scaffold, ASM634580v1 Contig04299, whole genome shotgun sequence genome, the window cttgttctcttgttctaaaggttcttagaatccatccggccagtcgtctacatttcattgccaatttagcaacatgtacatgaaaggttgcgtcaatcactcatgtaaatacccaggtcacgcactgattgtgcctctgggattgcattCCTCCgagtccagtgtattcattgggtattgcttttagttttgcatgctgatagtataaagcttgaacttttcagcattgaactgcatgctattcttttcagcccacttgtatattttgtccagctcacattgcaggcgtttagtgtccgcagggttctgtattgcctgtgaaacttttctatcatctgcataacttgtgatcgtggctctctgcgtggctgatggcatgtctgagagggcttATGAACAGTATTGGTCCCAAAACGTGCCCTGCGGAACAcaaccgctcactatttgcgtgttaatggaagtggctacTACCaactgacttctatctttcagaaagtcatgaagccattctcccagtttttccaactatgttgagatcacgcagtttgtgacatatcattccatgatcgcgactttatcaaaggcttttgcaaagtcgagatatatatcacttccacatttgagtggttgagcagccgtttccaGCACCCAGTctgtgttgtaggagctgagttttgatgatgatgatgatatgtatatatataatatatatatatatatatatagtaaatacaaTACTTGTTATGAGATAGGTCTCCTTCTTCCTGATGAGAGATTGCATTATTTTACAAAccgttttattcctttggaataaaaccaatgttgtctttgaaacatatgtcgaataAAAAGAATTCGAATATatctgcattcaactccatttatttacttatactacacaaattactgcacattaacccggagtttctaccttgaataggtcgctacatcctggTTACTTGCGTGAAGTTGCTACCTGGTAaccgtttattgaattttccatttaACGTAGACAAAGAATAATTCAttcatcaattatatataataatatatgtgggtgtgtgtgttttgtatgttatgtatctatatatgtatatatatatatataatatatatatatatatatataatatatatatatatattatatatatatcatggtgtgtgtgtgtgtgtgtgtgataggagTGCTCCTTGCATGACACTGTTCCATCCAAATTTTGACACCTTGAGGTTAATCAGtttaaattcctttcattttgaattcaaaCCGGATCCTGTACAACCAGCGGAGGGCTGTAATAATATAAAAAGCACATCATTAACGAGAGAAACAAGCAGGGGCTTGAACCTGGCCctccttcatttcatgttacaccTGTTTCAGTATTTGGTAACACATCGTTGTGTCACACTATAGCTGCAATTGGTAGACCACCTCATAAGGGCAGCAGGCATAAGGAAATACATGCAGTAACCAAAACGAAATACTTGAGAGGTACACGGCTTGAAGGGAAGGGAGATCAGGAGAAGGTAGAGTGGGAACACAACCCCCAGAAACACAATTGTGGACTGGTGTTGATGAGAATGGGGGTTAAGAATTGACCAGAGTTTGGAGATATAGGCTGTGCTTACATGCCccctaaccctttcgttactgtatttattttgagatgctctgtgtttcttcaattactttaaatataacaaaatttagtaaaataacttagttattataagctagtgttaggaacaaatGTGACTAAGTTTCGTggaaattttaattgaaaacttttggaaacaagacatttgtactacagagcccagaagcagtttcagccaggctggtaccaaaagggttaagaattgtttctctattatatattttaacccttttgttaccatatttctgttgagatgctctgtgtttctttcaattattctaaatataacagagaattatgaaaataatgtagtcatcatttagctagtgttagggacaaattgtgactaaggtttcgtggaagattctaattcaaaacttatgaaaacaagacattttaccacagagccagagctggtttcagccgggttagtatcaaaagggttaagagaggGGAGACAGGTGGGTAAGTAGATAACATAGGTGACCAGTAAGAGATTCTGGGTGCAATAATCAAGCACCACTGGGGTTTGTGTTAGCACCATTGATAGATGCGTCCAATTACATACAAACCTGCGGATACGCATTAACACATTAATATGCTTTCTTCCCCAGCCACTCATGCGCAGAGAGTTGGTGGGTTGGTGGGGTCGGGGAATGAGTAGGAGGATTCCTTGAGCAAGaacctttatttcacgttgctccagtctactcagcgaAAATGAGTTGTGtctatatttcaaagggtcagccttgtcacactgtgtcatgctgaatctccctgagaactacattaggggtacacgcgtctgtggtgtactcagccatttgcatgttaatttcacaaatgTGCTGTTCCGTCTTCTTTAAATTGCTCTTTACctcattttataagtttttaaaaattatcttactTTCCTTTTTATTCAACAGACATGGATGTAAATAAGATTATAAGCAAGATTCGGAATGTGGACTTTAAAGATGTGAAACGATTTATCAAAGAAAATCCTGAAACAGTAAGTTTACTTTATATTGCTTCTTCAATGTTAaatgttgtttattattttatacacaatattAATGTTCCTAAATAACCAGATATATTCGTCCATAATATTCATCTTTCTTACCTCTTACCTCTTCCTCTAATCTCATCATTGtcactttttataaatattcaaccAGACAATGAGGCATGCCAGAATTGATggaatgtgagtgagagagaaacccATCCTCACACACTGCAATGGAGTACTCTGGCAGGAAATATTCAGTCCAAGAGATGGGACAGATGGACCCAATAGATAAATGATGACTTTGTCAAGAAATTCTCTTGCCATACACATTAAAGGTTTTACCGACGTCAAGGGCTACAGTATTTCTTTTGCAGAAGTTGTCAAACATAACCAAAACACTGGGGAGTCACGTAGGAATCAGACCCCTGCTTGAACCGGCTTTATGGAACTGTACTGGGGCTCATTGAATAAGAAAGATACCCAAAGGGACAAGATGATGGTTTTTTATGACTTTTACTTCATAATTGAAATATTGGAAGTTAGAATGACTGGCTGGTAGTCAGCAGATAGGACACTATCAGCAGATTATAAAACAGGGCTTCTCTAAGAGAGTAGTGCTACCCTTGGTTAGGGTTTGTGGAAAATTTTATAAGGACCAGGGAGCCAAGGTGGCTAtggtcgtataaatatataaaactaaatgtGTTGTTGAGTTTGGATCAGAAACTAAAGGGAAGTGGTGATGCATCAAATGTTCACTTATTGTGGGGTGGTGCTGTGGTAAGTAGTCACCCATGTCAGGACTAGGACCCAAAGGTAAATTAATCTGACCCGTGAGAACATTAAAATCAGAGATATTGAATCATAGCAAGAAAAGGGGCATTGAAAAACTCTTAGTAAATAAAAAAGGGCCATAATTGAAAAGTTTAAGAAGCACTGGTATAGAACCATCATGGTTAGGGAGTGGTGGGTGGAATGATTCTGTAAAATCTATACAGATACTCTAGGTAAGAGACCAGAAAATGTGGCTTTTAATTTGGGAGGGAAGACAGCTGACAAATGGTGAAATGCAGAAAAAACATCCTTTAATTTCTTGATGACCATCATACATGTATTTCAATGGTAGGTGAATGTCTGCCAGTTTAGTGAGGGTAGGTGATTTCCTCAAGGAGAAGTCGATAGTGTTTTTTTGTACAGGTGTAATACAGTTGTGTTTGAACCACTCACACCTTCTTACATATTGTATGGCTACAAACTAACGTAAGCCCTGACACTGCTGCTGCCTCATTTAGGCTCAAAATTCTGATCCCTACTTTcagatatttcttattttctccatttttcttttcatttgtgtctCCTCCTTTTCCATAGTTGCACTATTTAGCTGTGGTGGTATCGTTCCAAAGTTGTCGCAGATATCTAATCACAAATAACTACTTTGTAATAGATTCAGTGATTAACGTAAAAGGATTTTCAATCTTTTCCTTGAGCTTATGCATGAATTGAACAGTCTTTCTAAGCTTTTTTCGCCCTGATTTACCTGTGCCTCTAGTCAATAGAATAAGGGACAGTTCTCTAAAACCTTTCTTGTagatttgctttcattctttttcaaGCTGATCTCATGTGGCTGTTTCACCAGACATATGACATCTGAAGATCCATGCTTCATTTCAAACATCCTGTTCTTCTCTCACCATCATTTAAATCTCCTTCATCATTATAGCATTAAATGAAAGTGCTACTATGCCAGGCATCAGTGATAACACAGTGTAGAATTTCATGAGCTTTTCCAGGGAATATAAAACTAAAACCCTGTCTGACATATTTAGAATCTACACAATTATTTCTGAGGGTTTGCACCCTTTATAGCTCTTCACCTGTCCAATTACTTTATACACTATCTTATGGTCTAATCTCTGCAGTTGGTTAGTGTAGATGGTTTCTCTTATTTACCCGTGTGTCTCCTGTCAGATACCAAGTTTGAAATCTTGTCAGTGTTCTCTTCAATTCATAATTGATATCACAGATACCAGTAATAAACTGAAAGATTGTCTCAACCGATTTTTTTTTTGGCCTTCACTCAGACAAAAGTGAGGTTGTAACTAAAGACAGACATTTCATGTTTCATAAGAAAGACTCTTCCATCTACCATGAAACGGTATTTATACTGGTTTCCCTCGATATTGCTCTGTCCACTTCTATGAAAGGACAGGAAGCACAAATCATGTCAAGAAAGACACCAATGGTCGCCTAAAGTGCAGAATAAAACTCATAAAGACATAAAAGGGAGCAGTAAAAGAACCATAAAAAGGAAAGGGTGCATAGGAACCTCAGATGTAGTGTTTCTGAATTACAGAaagtgtgggttttttttttgaaggATACAGCTAACAACCAATGTAGATAGTTTATTCCATGCCTTGACAATTCTGAgcataaaaatattgtttctgaTATCATGGAAACTGGgatgggtgtttttttttactttataagcATGTCTCAGAGTGATAAAGATATTAAATTCCAGAAGTGGTCAAAGTTGTTATTGAAAGATGAGGGATAATCTTGTGGGATTCTATCAATGAGTTGCTTGAAATAAAAACTTTTGTGTGTTGATGCATGGAAAAGCAATACTTTTAAGGAATAATAAGTGATTAGAGAGGCTATTTGTGTGGTTGTACATCTGTGGACAGCTTCCAGTAGTGGTATTCTGGACAAAATGAGCATACCAGATTGGAGATgtaacctatacatacatacatgcatacatatcagtATAGACGATGTGATTAaggattggcgaaccagatggctgcaccaggctccaacttGATTCATATAGAATgaggatacatgtatatatatatatatatatatatatatatatataatatacacacacacacacttatatacacaaatacgtatttacaaatatataattagacacacacatacttgtgtgtgtgcacgcttatatatatatatatatatgtgtgtgtgtgtgtgtgtgtgtatatatatatatatatatatatacatacacacacacatacatatgtatgatgggtctctttaattttctatcaggctcactcacaaagctttgatcatcccagggctataaaagaagacactcaagtgccacacagtgagattgaaccaagaaccatgtggttggaaagcaaactccttaccacacagccacgcctgtgtctaCAAGGTCTCCTGACTCGTCTAGGAGGAGTGTAACTCTAAATAAGGGCAAACTCTGGCTGAGAAAACCCCTgcaacatgatgtgtgtgtggggggggggcgtgtgtgtgtgcatgtgtgagtatgtgtgtgtgtgcatgcatttgtgtgtgtgtgtttatctttatttctctttcgtatTCCTTTTTTCACTCCTGCatcttctttactctctctctctcccttttctctctcttctctcctctctctctctctctctcccttttctctctcttctctcctctctctctctctctcccttttctctcccttctctcctctctcttctttaatatatttcacatgtcttctctttcttctcttcaggtcaaccaaagatCTTCAGGTGGCCTTACATTACT encodes:
- the LOC118761002 gene encoding acyl-CoA-binding domain-containing protein 6-like, encoding MDVNKIISKIRNVDFKDVKRFIKENPETVNQRSSGGLTLLMAACEQGNKELITILTESGADLNISNNAKWTALHYAVEK